From one Humulus lupulus chromosome 8, drHumLupu1.1, whole genome shotgun sequence genomic stretch:
- the LOC133797435 gene encoding GRF1-interacting factor 3-like, whose amino-acid sequence MQQPAAMIPVMPSFPPTNITTEQIQKYLDENKKLILAILDNQNLGKLAECAQYQAQLQKNLMYLAAIADAQPQAPAMPPQMAPHPAMQQGGYFTQHPQAAAMMQQSGIFPPKMPMQFNNPHQMQDQQQQQQHQHQQQQLHQQHQAAIHAQMAMRPAGTNNGMHPMHHVEAAVGAGGSLGPNSAAGPNEGRGGGKQDGSEAGAAGGDGQGTSAAGDGEDPK is encoded by the exons ATGCAGCAGCCAGCGGCGATGATCCCTGTGATGCCTTCATTTCCACCCACTAACATCACTACTGAGCAGATTCAGAAG TACCTTGATGAAAACAAAAAGTTGATTTTAGCAATATTGGACAATCAGAATCTTGGAAAACTTGCTGAGTGTGCTCA GTACCAGGCTCAGCTTCAAAAGAATCTGATGTATTTAGCTGCAATTGCTGATGCCCAACCACAGGCACCAGCAATGCCTCCCCAG ATGGCACCACACCCTGCGATGCAACAGGGAGGATATTTCACGCAACATCCTCAGGCTGCTGCGATGATGCAGCAATCAGGGATTTTTCCTCCAAAGATGCCAATGCAGTTCAATAATCCACACCAGATGCAGGatcagcaacagcaacaacaacaccAACATCAACAGCAGCAGTTACATCAGCAGCACCAAGCAGCAATCCATGCACAAATGGCAATGCGACCGGCTGGGACCAACAATGGCATGCACCCCATGCATCACGTTGAGGCTGCAGTTGGTGCCGGCGGCAGTCTTGGGCCTAATTCAGCTGCTGGCCCAAATGAAGGACGTGGTGGTGGCAAACAAGATGGTTCTGAAGCTGGGGCAGCAGGTGGAGATGGCCAGGGGACCTCAGCTGCTGGAGATGGAGAGGACCCCAAGTGA